One segment of Candidatus Polarisedimenticolaceae bacterium DNA contains the following:
- a CDS encoding TlpA disulfide reductase family protein, translating into MRQVVDGLGGRVRYVVENWGASAIADRLGVRRYPAVFVNESLFAGPQDLGYFGDAKSGRYTPWRDPANHERFRADLTALLGRVLAGEPGGAPAATPDARLEALPEFSAVDLDGRPIDRTTLAGRPVLVEFWATWCPPCRTTLGYLSELKRRHGDRLAVVTFAVESEEKDVRELASKVAAGLPVAIGTPEIAMKFGNLLAVPTLFLFDGEGKARAVFYGAPPDLHEKVREALAPLGLTDR; encoded by the coding sequence GTGCGTCAGGTCGTGGACGGGCTCGGGGGAAGGGTCCGGTACGTCGTCGAGAACTGGGGCGCCTCGGCGATCGCCGACCGGCTGGGCGTCCGCCGCTACCCCGCGGTGTTCGTGAACGAGTCGTTGTTCGCGGGCCCGCAGGACCTCGGGTATTTCGGCGACGCGAAGTCCGGCAGGTACACCCCGTGGCGGGATCCCGCGAACCACGAGAGGTTCCGCGCCGATCTCACCGCGCTTCTGGGACGGGTGCTCGCCGGCGAGCCGGGGGGAGCGCCCGCCGCGACCCCCGACGCCCGGCTCGAGGCGCTCCCCGAGTTCTCGGCGGTCGACCTCGACGGGCGCCCGATCGATCGGACCACGCTCGCCGGGCGTCCCGTGCTCGTCGAGTTCTGGGCGACGTGGTGTCCGCCGTGCCGGACGACCCTCGGGTACCTCTCGGAGCTCAAGCGACGGCACGGCGACCGCCTGGCGGTCGTCACCTTCGCGGTCGAGTCGGAGGAGAAGGACGTACGCGAGCTCGCGTCGAAGGTCGCGGCCGGGCTTCCCGTCGCGATCGGTACCCCGGAGATCGCGATGAAGTTCGGCAACCTCCTCGCGGTCCCGACGCTGTTCCTCTTCGACGGCGAGGGGAAGGCCCGCGCGGTCTTCTACGGAGCGCCCCCGGACCTCCACGAGAAGGTGCGCGAGGCGCTCGCCCCGCTCGGCCTCACGGATCGCTAA